Proteins from one Scyliorhinus canicula chromosome 6, sScyCan1.1, whole genome shotgun sequence genomic window:
- the LOC119967295 gene encoding calcium homeostasis modulator protein 6-like: MEKYRTVLNLVLKQHATLGYGFLALLTAGGEQLFSVVVFSCPCNSWNFAYSMVFLFIPALVLFLLGYFISNRTWKLCTGCCINQARHCPKRILCRGIKIFVQITVGALVAPITWISVALLNGTFYECGMSGYYSEHLLKAICNNKSNDCQSNLYKLPCRRTALPLSTQEDIRVTLFAHSQVIGWSLIAAITVFTLASTCIVRCCSPVSFLQLQFWKKYKEKENELFEQKSAEHAKQLAERNLKSFFESEGPKEIKTPSRVAWEEISLLYTFSKNEEYYSTIHKYAERKAGDNHASSSTINIDVPAVLDFVDGVKSSVDTHV; the protein is encoded by the exons ATGGAGAAATATAGGACGGTGCTGAATTTAGTGCTCAAGCAGCATGCTACCCTAGGATACGGCTTTCTGGCCTTACTAACAGCTGGGGGAGAACAACTGTTCTCTGTTGTCGTTTTCAGCTGTCCCTGTAACTCATGGAACTTTGCCTACAGCATGGTTTTTCTTTTCATCCCAGCCCTGGTGTTATTTTTACTGGGATACTTCATAAGCAACAGAACCTGGAAGCTATGTACTGGCTGTTGCATTAATCAAGCAAGGCATTGCCCGAAAAGAATCCTCTGTCGTGGCATAAAGATTTTTGTGCAAATCACAGTGGGTGCTTTAGTAGCCCCCATAACATGGATTTCTGTTGCTTTGCTGAACGGCACTTTCTATGAATGTGGTATGTCCGGCTATTACAGTGAGCATCTCTTAAAGGCAATCTGCAATAACAAATCCAATGACTGTCAGTCCAATCTTTATAAACTGCCTTGTCGTCGTACAGCATTGCCTCTGTCCACCCAGGAAGATATTCGTGTTACCCTGTTTGCGCACTCTCAG GTGATTGGATGGAGCCTGATAGCAGCCATCACGGTTTTCACTCTGGCCTCGACCTGCATTGTACGTTGCTGCTCTCCTGTCAGCTTCCTCCAATTGCAGTTTTGGAAAAAGTACAAGGAAAAGGAGAATGAGCTGTTTGAGCAGAAATCAGCCGAACATGCCAAACAACTGGCGGAGCGAAATCTGAAAAGCTTCTTTGAATCCGAAGGGCCAAAGGAGATCAAAACcccaagcagggtagcatgggagGAGATTTCCCTGCTATACACTTTCAGCAAAAATGAAGAGTATTACAGCACAATACACAAATATGCAGAAAGAAAGGCAGGTGACAACCATGCATCATCCTCTACGATCAACATAGATGTGCCTGCTGTACTGGACTTTGTTGATGGTGTTAAAAGTTCTGTTGACACACATGTTTGA